A genomic stretch from Antarcticibacterium flavum includes:
- a CDS encoding TlpA family protein disulfide reductase, translating into MSFLILLLALFTSCGNTTQNPESNETAATASPVVMENEDEELDDDQQNMIVGKLTKKDLQEGSYAGWFNRGYDNYKPSAEEIEIIKENIGDYEIVGFMGTWCPDSRREVPEFFKLLDEAGYDLSKLTMIGVDRSKTTPDNLEEGYNMSRVPTFIFLKDGEEVNRYVEYSQESLAEDVAAIVSGRDYKDSYSN; encoded by the coding sequence ATGAGTTTTTTAATTTTACTACTTGCACTTTTCACCTCCTGCGGGAATACCACCCAAAATCCTGAATCCAATGAAACAGCAGCAACAGCTTCTCCTGTTGTTATGGAGAATGAGGATGAAGAACTGGATGATGATCAACAAAATATGATCGTGGGAAAATTAACCAAAAAAGACCTTCAGGAAGGGTCTTACGCAGGGTGGTTTAACCGAGGTTATGACAATTATAAACCTTCAGCAGAAGAAATTGAGATCATTAAGGAAAATATAGGTGACTATGAGATCGTAGGGTTTATGGGAACCTGGTGCCCCGATAGTCGGCGGGAGGTGCCGGAATTCTTCAAATTACTTGATGAAGCCGGCTATGATCTTTCAAAACTTACTATGATTGGGGTAGACAGGAGTAAAACCACACCAGACAATCTTGAGGAAGGTTACAACATGTCCAGGGTTCCAACTTTTATCTTTTTAAAAGATGGGGAAGAAGTAAATAGATATGTAGAGTATTCTCAGGAATCTCTTGCAGAGGATGTGGCTGCCATTGTTTCCGGCAGGGATTATAAGGATTCTTATTCTAACTAA